Proteins encoded by one window of Bos javanicus breed banteng chromosome 22, ARS-OSU_banteng_1.0, whole genome shotgun sequence:
- the FAM240A gene encoding protein FAM240A: MNNQYVRREVFCRNTCHELKRFWEREIGKQTYYRESEEHRLGRSALRKLREEWKQKVETKLRLRNNPDETEKQANVGQELH; the protein is encoded by the exons ATGAACAATCAGTACGTCCGCCGGGAGGTCTTCTGCCGGAACACCTGTCACGAGCTCAAACGCTTCTGGGAAAGGGAAATTGGCAAACAGACTTACTATCGAGAATCAGAAGAACATCGCCTGGGAAGAAGTGCACTGAGAAA gcTCAGGGAAGAATGGAAGCAGAAAGTGGAAACAAAGCTGAGACTACGCAACAATCCAGATGAGACAGAAAAGCAGGCTAACGTTGGCCAAGAGCTGCACTGA